The Entelurus aequoreus isolate RoL-2023_Sb linkage group LG04, RoL_Eaeq_v1.1, whole genome shotgun sequence nucleotide sequence CAGAGTGGACATGTCCAGACATGACCAAACATTATTTCCCTGTCCCTTCTGAAATAAAACTACACTTTATTGGCCCCAGAAATGGTGCATGTCATTAAAAGGGAATCCTAGTCtagttaattaattaaaaattagATGTGAAATAATGGTACAATAGTTTTGTACAATGACAAAACTATCGTTTTGATATTATTGAAGTTGCACCTTTTaccctaaaatgtcaaaaaaaaaaaacattatgtaaAAAAGCCTAGTCAAGTTTGGTCCAATTAGCTTTATAACTGACCTATATATGTTGGCAATCAAAACAGTCATTTTTGGTGCCCAAAGGGTTCATTTAGAGCagaggtagggaacctatggctctagagccagatgtggctcttttgatgactgcatctggctctccgataaatcttagctgacattgcttaacacgataagtaatgaataattccgctgttaaaaataacgttcaaaagaggtcgcattaatggtaagaggtattttatttattattggttagcttcagaataacaatgttattaaaaaagaataaaagacttattatactctaaaaatgatggtcttacttaaaaatgcacgcatctaGTTGTATtctgtgttaaaaaatattatatggctctcacggaaatacattttaaaatatttggctttcatggctctctcggcCAAAAGGTTtcccgacccctgatttagaggttCTCTCCTTAaccccttttaaaaaaaacaaagttacacGTTTTACCCCGAACGGCCCCTTTCATAAAAGTGTACCGTGCATTAAGAGGGGATCAtggaattttaaaaataattgaagAAAAACAAATCCTAGCCAAGTGTCATACAATTAAAGACACCATACATAATAAATGGAAAGGTGATTACCTGAAATGAATCATGCCTTGGTCATAAAACAGTTGTATTTTGTATCATGGCAAAATCTTCATTTTTAACCCTTGAGTCTGctattttttaacctttgggtCCCAATTGGCCCCTCTCATAACTGTGCACCTTGCATTAAGAGGGGATCATGGAATTTGAAAAACAAATCCTAGTCATACAATTAAAGACACTATAAGTAATTAATGGAAAGGTGATTATTACCTGAAATTAATCATCCCTTGGTCATAAAACACAGTTTTATTTTGTATAATGGTTAAAATCTTCCTTTTTAACCTTTGAGTctgctattttttttaaccttttggtCCCAATTGGCCTGTCTCATAAAAGTTCACCTTGCATTAGAGGGGATTGTAGAATTTGAAAAATAATAGATCGGTCACtttgtttatttcgaacacgcatacaatataattaaattgtgatacatcacatatttccagttgtttaatCACGGCATGTCCGGAAGTAATGGAAGAAAAACAAATCCTAGTCAAGTGTCATACAATTAGACACTATAAGTGATTCACTCAAAGGAATCATGTATTGGTCATAAAACATGGCAAAATCTTGATTTTTAACCCTTGAGTCTGCTTTTAAAATGACccaaatgttgttttttgtaacCTTTTGGTCCCAATTGGCCCTTCTCATGCAAGTGCACCTTGCATTAGTTGGGATGGTGGAATTTAGAAAATATATAAATCTTGAAAGTTTGTACAATTCATGCTTTAGAAAGATACTCAAATGTGTCCTGTTTTTTGTCTTGCAGGATCTGGGAGTGCGTATCCCCAGGCCTCTCGGGAACGGACCTAGCAGATTTATCCCTGAAAAAGAGGTACAGTCATgccattaatgtaaaaaaaaaaaaaaaaaaagtgaagttcttGTCTTATGTAGTTTTTATTTCCTTCCACTAAAGATTCTCGGAGTCAGTAAAGTGGACACCAGGACACAGTCGATATTTGAGGATGCGTTCGCCGCCCTCGGTCGCCTTGACAACATCTCCTTGGTGATGGGCTTCCACCCTCAGTACCTGGAGAGCTTCCTTCGGACGCAGCACTACCTGCTGCAGATGGACGGGGCGCTGTCGCTGCACTACCGCCACTACATCGGCATCATGGTGCGGCCCCAGCCTTCCTCTTACTCGCCCTCTTCGAGACCGTTTGACCTCCATGTTCTCTTCATCTCTCCAGGCGGCAGCGAGACACCAGTGCTCCTACTTGGTCAACCTGCATGTGAACGACTTCCTCCAAGTCGGCGGAGACCCCAAGTGGCTCAACGGGTTAAAAGAAGCCCCGCAGAAGCTGCAGCAGCTCGGCGAGATCAACAAAATCCTGGCCCACCGTCCTTGGCTGCTCACCAAGGAGCACATCGAGGTGAGAAAATGGCTGGCGTCTGGCCGGCGAGGTGTTAGTCTTCTTGTGTAACAGCTGGCCTCATGGCTCGGGGTGTTAAAGTGAAGGTCGGCTGAAGGGGAgctttaaaaaatgtacattCTTACCTGCTTGAGTGTCACATTTGGAACTTACCTTCTCTCTTAGGGTCTCCTGAAGGCAGAGGAGCACAGCTGGTCCCTGGCGGAGCTCATCCACGCCGTGGTCCTCCTCACACATTACCACTCCCTGGCCTCCTTCACCTTCGGCTGCGGCATCATGCCAGAGATCCACTGTGACGGCGGCCACACCTTCAGACCCCCCTCCCTCAGCCAGTACTGCGTGTGCGACATCGCCAACGGCAACAACCACGGAAATCATCACGACAGTCATCTTAGCAGCCAGGTGAGGGgaaaaattactatttttttattattgcctCTATGAATAATTTAACCCCTTTATGGGGCAAATATCTATATTCTGTGACCTAAACATAAGTTAAAGCGGGACTCGAGCCTTGAATAATATGAAAGTATTTTATCATACAGAAGCTAAATGTAAATTTTGCAAGTGTTctctaaaacatatatatatatatatatatatatatatatatatatatatatatatatatatatatatatatacaaaaaaacttAGCTCTCCAAGTTCCAcggtaatgaccaacattaaaatacagtagcgtagtaagcctGATTATTCATTAAAAGCAAGGTAAAGGTTTTATTtcaaaagtatatttaatatttttggccattgtaacattatacacagtttgaacagtaacactgtgttactgaactgtttttaacattttattttttattttttattttatttaacaaattgctaaattttaatgtatatatatatacatgtgtgtatgtataaatatgtgtgtgtgtgtatatgtatgtatatatattatatataaaaaaaaggtatatttatatgtatgtgtgtgtgtgtgtatatatatacacacactatatatatatatatatatatatatatatatatatatatatatatatatatatatatatatacattatatgtatgtgtgtgtgtgtgtgtgcgtgtatatatatatatatatatatatatatatatatatatattaggggtgtgggaaaaaatcgattcgaattcaaatcgcgattctcacgtacaattcagtatcgattctcatttttcaaaaatcgatttttatttattttttttttcaattaatcaatccaacaaaacaatacacagcaataccataacaatgcaatccaattccaaaaccaaacctgacccagcaacactcagaactgcaataaacagagcaattgaggagacacaaacacgacacagaacaaaccaaaagtagtgaaacaaaaatgaatattatcagcaacagtatcaatattagttacaatttcaacatagcagtgattaaaaatccctcattgacattatcattagacatttataaaaaaaatttaaaaagaacaatagcgtcacagtggcttacacttgcattgcatctcataagcttgacaacacactgtgtccaatattttcacaaagataaaataagtcatattttttggttcttttaatagttaaaacacatttacattattgcaaacagttgataaaacattgtcctttacaattataaaagctttttacaaaaatctactactctgcttgcatgtcagcagactggggtagatcctgctgaaatcctatgtattgaatgaatagagaatccttttgaatcgggaaaatattggttttgaatcgagaatcgcgttgaatcgaaataatcgaattgtgaccccaagaatcgatatttaatcgaatcgtgggacacccaatgaTTCGcagacctaatatatatatatatatatatattatataaatatatatatatatatatatatatatatatatatatatatatatatatatatatatatatatatatatatatatatatatatatagtttgagaatcactgctcctATGGTTTTAAAACAGTTTTTCGATGCATGTTTTGGACTCTTTGCCCATATGCAAACTAAATTTAAGGGAGATGATTTTGTAAAAAGTTTATTTGATATGTAACCATGGCTTCAACATCtcccaaaaaatgtttatatatccaatatagtaatgttaCCTGACCACATTACACAACAGTGTGCTCTGATTGGTGTGGTCTAATGGAGTAGCCAATACTTTTGATCCGTTTAGTTAATTTattgttatgcttgaaaatgtttgatttaggcccaaaatagtaaaaaaaaaaaaaaagcacaatagAGTGAAGAATAACTTTTCGGGCCTTGAACTGgccatatttaatgtttttataaTGTACTTGACATCCTCTAAGTTTGTCCTTTTCTCTGGACTTGGTTCCCCTTGACTTCATCAAACCAACTCTCTTATTGTGCCTCTTCCTGAAAGGCTTCTGATTGGCAAAAAAAGACCTTCAGCGTTTTAGTTTTTTATATATGACCGTGAAAATATGACATAAAACGTGTCTGTGCTCTCAGGAGGTGTGCGGCGAGGTGGAGGTGCTAATGGAGCGCATGAAGCAGCTGCAGGAGTGCCGTGACGACGAGGAGGCCAGCCAGGAGGAGATGGCCACTCGCTTTGAGCGGGAGAAGACTGAGAGCATGCTGGTGGTCACGGCCGAGGACGAGGAATGGGTGCCCTCTAGGGACATCTCCCGACATTTTGAGGACCTCAGCTACGGCTACAAGGACTTCTCAAGGCGGGGGGAGCACGTGCCCACCTTCAGAGTGCAGGTAGAGTCCAAAACAAACCACGTTTTGGACCGTGACTCATATCGACTGGGGCTTTTTTTTGCAGGACTACAGCTGGGAGGACCACGGTTTCTCCTTGGTGAACAGACTGTATCCCGACGTGGGTCAGATGCTGGATGAGAAGTTCCAAATGGCGTACAACCTGACCTACAACACCATGGCAACGCACAAGGACGTGGACACCAGCATGCTGCGCAGGGCCATCTGGAACTACATCCACTGCATGTTCGGCATCAGGTGAGCGGCGCCGTGAAGATTTGTCACAAGCACCGCTGCTGCCGCATCTCCACTAACGTGGGGTGACTTCTTCAGGTATGACGACTACGACTACGGCGAGATCAACCAGCTGTTGGACCGTAGCTTTAAGATCTATATCAAAACCATGGTGTGCAGTCCTGAGAAGACCACCAAACGAATGTATGAGAGCTTCTGGAGGCAGTTTCAGCACTCTGAGAAGGTGAGCCACTCACCAATCAAACTTCATAAAGTGCCTTTTTAATGACGTTAGTATCACTAACTTCCTGCttcttgtccccccccccccaggtccACGTTAATCTGCTTCTTATGGAAGCGCGAATGCAAGCAGAACTGTTATACGCTCTGAGAGCCATCACTCGCTTCATGACATGAAGTGCTTTTGTCCTAGTTTTGTCTTTTATATAGattttattacatgttatttCTCATTGTGGGACATTTCAAGAAAACATTGTGGCGAGGGAGACttactggatggatggatggatggatggatggatggatgctgagAAGACTAGAACAAAGAAAAATGTCACAGgcagttgcttttttttttttttttttgcgtgcaGTGCCAAAAGTGACCAGCAGAGGGAGGCCTGGTTGCCAGGCGTCCCAAGTAGTATTGGAGCATGCACCACCCTCTTCCACCTGACTGAAGACCCTtctagaaaaaaaagaagctgtgCAACCACAACCATTCTGCACTGTCATCGTTGTTTGTAGTTTCTTTTTTGACATCGTGTTCAAGGACATGCTTGTGCCTGAACGATGCTGCAGTGTGCCcgttgctgctgctgctcccctcAGTTGCTTTCAGCGGGAGGGGGGGTCATATTGATCGCCCCACACCCAAAAAAGACCTTCCCCAACCCTCAATCATAGTCCCTGTCCATCTGCATTAACCCAAATGTCTGTGTAAGCTAATTCTATGTGTGTGCAGTGACTCAAAGAACACTGAGCCCTTTTTGAGTTGActgtacgtacgtgtgtgtgtgagagagagagagtgtgtatgtgagagagagagggtgtgtatgtgagtgtgtgaCAAAAGAGAAAGTAGCTTTTGAAATTTTCATGTGTCAAAAAAGGAATGCGAGGCACTTTGAAGGAGACTTCTTGCTTCTGCTGTAGCGCTATTATGATAAGTGTTTCTGATTATTTGTCTGGCTTATTGAGGAAAAAATTGTCGAACCAGGTGCTTTttgccccaacacacacacacacacacacacacacacacacacacacacacacacacacacacacacacacacacacacacacacacacacacactgctagcTGTCTTCCGCGTTAACCCAGCTGCCAGGTCACACTTTAGGTTGTGAATTTCACCAGTAAAGAAAATACCTCTTCTGTTTTTCTCCAAAGTGCTCTTTGGTGAGtgcagaccttttttttttttctcttccccCCTGCTTCTCCCCGTGCCGCCATTGTTCCGATTGTGGCCGATTTGCAAGGCAAAAAGATGTAGCTGTGCTTATTAAGCCTAACTAGTGcaaaagcagctttttttttttttttatgaaaccaGTGTTTGTTTTGTTCACTAAAACCAGTAAAGTACTGCGTTTTTCTTCTGGAGGAGTAAGCGAGATAAGTGTTTAGACGGGGCGGTGATGACAAAAGGATGGTACCATTGGAAGTTGttggagagaagaaaaaaaaagtgatgttttttttgttttccaaaCTTCTGACTGATGTCAGTTACTGacgcttttttttaatataaaaatatataaaatggacaaaaaaataaacctataACATTGAATTGTTGTGTATCATTTGTAGTGTAAATTTGTTGGGTTGATTGTACAAGAAAGCTCACTAACACTAAATGAGGTGCGCATTCTAGACATGTATGTGATGGGATCATTCTGCACAGGTGTCGGTCAGCTCGATGACAATGTGAATCATCCCATCCGAGTCAAAGTTAGAGCAGCTTAATAATTCTTATGCACCtcacaagaaaaaaacatttccaatgaaacaatgttACATCATCACCAGCACAATCGCCATCCCCTAAACTGCCTTCACTAGTGTATGGTTTGTAGGGTTGCAAAGCAAACAACCATATCAGCTCATATTGCATATCAACCTGAGGAATCATGTTTAAAAAGTGTTACAAGGTTTGTACACAAAGTGCCGTTCCTGATGTTTTGATGTAATGTGACTGAAATGCTGTACTTTTAGAGGCTACTTGTAAGCACTGCCTGGGCCCCAAGTTTgtgtaacaatattaataataataaagttttcCAAAGGCTACACATGTCTTGCTCCCTGctgtgttttatttgttttacaagCATCACACATAAACGGTTTACTTTCTCGGCAGATCCTCAAGGTGACTCGTCAGTTTCCATGACTGCAtttccataaaattgccaaacaTATTGAATTTGTTACATAAATGTGCAAAGATACTTAAAAATGATCAATTAAGCTTTTATAGGAAAAAAGAATCCCAAGTCTTGCAGAattttcattcagttgtttaattttgcaGAAAAAAAGATAaccgacatgacacaaaactacagtcatttcaaatggcaactttctgactttgagaaacactaaaataaatataaatggtgGTAGTCAGGAACAGTTTCATATTTAGATCAAGCAGAGGgaaaaaatatggtaacactcAATTccgatgaaaaaaaa carries:
- the sesn1 gene encoding sestrin-1 isoform X2, whose translation is MRHAVSPSEKVENCSLAATDLFKICARCKRLSKKDLGVRIPRPLGNGPSRFIPEKEILGVSKVDTRTQSIFEDAFAALGRLDNISLVMGFHPQYLESFLRTQHYLLQMDGALSLHYRHYIGIMAAARHQCSYLVNLHVNDFLQVGGDPKWLNGLKEAPQKLQQLGEINKILAHRPWLLTKEHIEGLLKAEEHSWSLAELIHAVVLLTHYHSLASFTFGCGIMPEIHCDGGHTFRPPSLSQYCVCDIANGNNHGNHHDSHLSSQEVCGEVEVLMERMKQLQECRDDEEASQEEMATRFEREKTESMLVVTAEDEEWVPSRDISRHFEDLSYGYKDFSRRGEHVPTFRVQDYSWEDHGFSLVNRLYPDVGQMLDEKFQMAYNLTYNTMATHKDVDTSMLRRAIWNYIHCMFGIRYDDYDYGEINQLLDRSFKIYIKTMVCSPEKTTKRMYESFWRQFQHSEKVHVNLLLMEARMQAELLYALRAITRFMT
- the sesn1 gene encoding sestrin-1 isoform X1 — its product is MDAQDQESLTRWDRLGSRDTSSRMAAMEHIRQEVMRKVEAIGPIAPCSPSPAPSGCPAGSDLNVTLAHLLMLTKRCPFDDVKERCLRLLQAVQDLGVRIPRPLGNGPSRFIPEKEILGVSKVDTRTQSIFEDAFAALGRLDNISLVMGFHPQYLESFLRTQHYLLQMDGALSLHYRHYIGIMAAARHQCSYLVNLHVNDFLQVGGDPKWLNGLKEAPQKLQQLGEINKILAHRPWLLTKEHIEGLLKAEEHSWSLAELIHAVVLLTHYHSLASFTFGCGIMPEIHCDGGHTFRPPSLSQYCVCDIANGNNHGNHHDSHLSSQEVCGEVEVLMERMKQLQECRDDEEASQEEMATRFEREKTESMLVVTAEDEEWVPSRDISRHFEDLSYGYKDFSRRGEHVPTFRVQDYSWEDHGFSLVNRLYPDVGQMLDEKFQMAYNLTYNTMATHKDVDTSMLRRAIWNYIHCMFGIRYDDYDYGEINQLLDRSFKIYIKTMVCSPEKTTKRMYESFWRQFQHSEKVHVNLLLMEARMQAELLYALRAITRFMT